Proteins co-encoded in one Coregonus clupeaformis isolate EN_2021a chromosome 5, ASM2061545v1, whole genome shotgun sequence genomic window:
- the LOC121563853 gene encoding sodium/glucose cotransporter 2-like isoform X1, whose product MENPSSETTPEKGTINNLADIFVIIGYFILVIGVGVWSMFRTNRGTVGGYFLAGRTMTWWPVGASLFASNIGSGHFVGLAGTGAASGIAVGGFEWNVSIICPLKISYDIFRVQYFVICADQEIEILLTLEPSFSTQALFIVLLLGWLFVPVYLTAGVITMPQYLKKRFGGTRISLYLSVISLFLYIFTKISVDMFSGAVFIQQALGWNIYVAVIALLSITALYTVTGGLAALMYTDTVQTFVIIAGAFCLTGFAFFEVGGYNALLEKYRLALPSKNQSLEPQRYNISPQCFTPRDDAFQLLRDPVTGDLPWPGVLFGIAIVGGWYWCTDQVIVQRCLAARSLTHVKAGCIMCGYLKLLPMFLMVFPGMISRVLFPDEVGCVVPEVCQQVCGTEVGCSNIAYPKLVVSVMPNGLRGLMLAVMLAALMSSLASIFNSSSTLFTMDIWTRLRPQARESELMVVGRVWVLVIVAVSICWIPVVQAAQSGQLFDYIQSVTSYLAPPIASVFFLAVFVKRVNEQGAFWGLMGGLAMGLCRMGPEFWFGSGSCLFPSDCPTLVCGVHYLYFAVLLFFCTSILVLLVSYCSPAIEDKHLHRLVFSLRHSKEERDDLDWKQEVKGRIARREAEEKSRDKSEDSPVDAEEPKSGICRLLGWFCGVSGSQAPELTEEEVTEASKELPDISEEPFWKHVVDANALVMMAVAVFLWGYYA is encoded by the exons ATGGAGAATCCCTCGTCTGAGACCACACCGGAGAAGGGGACCATTAATAATCTAGCTGATATCTTTGTCATCATCGGCTACTTCATTCTGGTCATTGGAGTGGGCGTCTGG TCTATGTTTCGGACCAACCGTGGCACTGTGGGAGGCTACTTTTTGGCAGGACGGACTATGACATGGTGGCCA gttGGAGCATCACTGTTTGCCAGTAATATTGGTAGTGGTCACTTTGTGGGCCTTGCTGGTACCGGAGCGGCCAGTGGAATTGCTGTGGGGGGATTTGAGTGGAATGTAAGTATCATTTGCCCCCTTAAAATAAGTTATGACATATTTCGAGTACAATACTTTGTAATATGTGCTGATCAGGAAATTGAGATTCTTCTGACATTGGAGCCCTCTTTCTCTACCCAGGCCTTGTTTATCGTACTCCTATTGGGCTGGCTGTTTGTCCCCGTCTACCTCACAGCAGGG GTAATTACAATGCCTCAGTACCTGAAGAAGAGGTTTGGGGGAACCAGGATCAGTCTGTACCTCTCCGTCatttctctgttcctctacatCTTCACCAAGATCTCT gtggacATGTTCTCCGGGGCAGTGTTCATACAGCAGGCTCTAGGCTGGAACATCTATGTGGCTGTGATAGCCCTCCTCTCCATCACAGCTCTGTACACAGTCACAG GGGGCCTAGCTGCTCTGATGTACACAGACACAGTCCAGACATTTGTCATCATCGCTGGCGCCTTCTGCCTCACAGGTTTCG CCTTCTTTGAGGTGGGGGGCTACAACGCTCTGCTGGAGAAGTACAGGTTAGCACTGCCCTCCAAGAACCAGTCCCTGGAGCCCCAGCGCTACAACATCTCCCCCCAGTGCTTCACCCCCCGAGACGACGCCTTCCAGCTGCTCAGGGACCCCGTGACTGGGGACCTGCCCTGGCCGGGGGTCCTCTTTGGCATCGCCATCGTGGGCGGCTGGTATTGGTGCACCGACCAG GTGATCGTGCAGCGCTGCCTAGCGGCCCGCAGTCTGACCCATGTGAAGGCGGGCTGCATCATGTGTGGATACCTGAAACTGCTCCCCATGTTCCTTATGGTGTTCCCCGGAATGATCAGCCGCGTACTCTTCCCAG ATGAGGTGGGTTGTGTGGTGCCAGAAGTGTGTCAGCAGGTGTGTGGGACGGAGGTGGGCTGCTCCAACATTGCCTACCCCAAACTGGTGGTCTCTGTCATGCCAAATG gtCTGAGGGGCCTGATGCTGGCGGTCATGCTGGCGGCCCTGATGAGCTCCCTGGCTTCCATCTTCAACAGCAGCAGTACCCTGTTCACCATGGACATCTGGACCCGCCTCAGACCACAGGCCAGAGAGAGCGAGCTCATGGTCGTTGGCAG aGTGTGGGTCCTTGTCATCGTAGCCGTCAGTATCTGTTGGATCCCTGTGGTCCAGGCGGCCCAGAGCGGTCAGCTGTTTGACTACATCCAATCAGTGACCAGCTACCTGGCCCCGCCCATCGCCTCAGTCTTCTTCCTGGCTGTGTTTGTGAAGAGGGTCAATGAGCAG GGGGCGTTTTGGGGCCTGATGGGGGGCCTAGCTATGGGGCTATGCCGTATGGGGCCAGAGTTTTGGTTTGGCTCAGGCAGCTGCCTGTTCCCCTCAGACTGCCCCACTCTGGTGTGTGGGGTCCATTACCTCTACTTCGCTGTGCTCCTCTTCTTCTGCACCTCCATCCTGGTGCTGCTTGTCAGCTACTGTTCACCAGCCATAGAAGACAAACAT CTCCACCGTCTTGTGTTCAGCCTCCGCCACTccaaggaagagagggatgacctTGATTGGAAGCAGGAAGTGAAGGGGAGGATAGCACGCAGGGAGGCAGAGGAGAAAAGCAGAGACAAGTCTGAGGACAGCCCAG TGGATGCTGAAGAACCCAAATCTGGTATCTGTCGTCTCCTTGGCTGGTTCTGTGGCGTCAGCGGCTCTCAGGCCCCAGAGCTCACAGAGGAGGAGGTTACTGAGGCGTCCAAAGAGCTGCCTGACATCAGTGAGGAGCCCTTCTGGAAGCATGTTGTTGATGCTAATGCCCTGGTTATGATGGCCGTGGCAGTCTTCCTGTGGGGTTACTATGCATGA
- the LOC121563853 gene encoding sodium/glucose cotransporter 2-like isoform X2 → MENPSSETTPEKGTINNLADIFVIIGYFILVIGVGVWSMFRTNRGTVGGYFLAGRTMTWWPVGASLFASNIGSGHFVGLAGTGAASGIAVGGFEWNALFIVLLLGWLFVPVYLTAGVITMPQYLKKRFGGTRISLYLSVISLFLYIFTKISVDMFSGAVFIQQALGWNIYVAVIALLSITALYTVTGGLAALMYTDTVQTFVIIAGAFCLTGFAFFEVGGYNALLEKYRLALPSKNQSLEPQRYNISPQCFTPRDDAFQLLRDPVTGDLPWPGVLFGIAIVGGWYWCTDQVIVQRCLAARSLTHVKAGCIMCGYLKLLPMFLMVFPGMISRVLFPDEVGCVVPEVCQQVCGTEVGCSNIAYPKLVVSVMPNGLRGLMLAVMLAALMSSLASIFNSSSTLFTMDIWTRLRPQARESELMVVGRVWVLVIVAVSICWIPVVQAAQSGQLFDYIQSVTSYLAPPIASVFFLAVFVKRVNEQGAFWGLMGGLAMGLCRMGPEFWFGSGSCLFPSDCPTLVCGVHYLYFAVLLFFCTSILVLLVSYCSPAIEDKHLHRLVFSLRHSKEERDDLDWKQEVKGRIARREAEEKSRDKSEDSPVDAEEPKSGICRLLGWFCGVSGSQAPELTEEEVTEASKELPDISEEPFWKHVVDANALVMMAVAVFLWGYYA, encoded by the exons ATGGAGAATCCCTCGTCTGAGACCACACCGGAGAAGGGGACCATTAATAATCTAGCTGATATCTTTGTCATCATCGGCTACTTCATTCTGGTCATTGGAGTGGGCGTCTGG TCTATGTTTCGGACCAACCGTGGCACTGTGGGAGGCTACTTTTTGGCAGGACGGACTATGACATGGTGGCCA gttGGAGCATCACTGTTTGCCAGTAATATTGGTAGTGGTCACTTTGTGGGCCTTGCTGGTACCGGAGCGGCCAGTGGAATTGCTGTGGGGGGATTTGAGTGGAAT GCCTTGTTTATCGTACTCCTATTGGGCTGGCTGTTTGTCCCCGTCTACCTCACAGCAGGG GTAATTACAATGCCTCAGTACCTGAAGAAGAGGTTTGGGGGAACCAGGATCAGTCTGTACCTCTCCGTCatttctctgttcctctacatCTTCACCAAGATCTCT gtggacATGTTCTCCGGGGCAGTGTTCATACAGCAGGCTCTAGGCTGGAACATCTATGTGGCTGTGATAGCCCTCCTCTCCATCACAGCTCTGTACACAGTCACAG GGGGCCTAGCTGCTCTGATGTACACAGACACAGTCCAGACATTTGTCATCATCGCTGGCGCCTTCTGCCTCACAGGTTTCG CCTTCTTTGAGGTGGGGGGCTACAACGCTCTGCTGGAGAAGTACAGGTTAGCACTGCCCTCCAAGAACCAGTCCCTGGAGCCCCAGCGCTACAACATCTCCCCCCAGTGCTTCACCCCCCGAGACGACGCCTTCCAGCTGCTCAGGGACCCCGTGACTGGGGACCTGCCCTGGCCGGGGGTCCTCTTTGGCATCGCCATCGTGGGCGGCTGGTATTGGTGCACCGACCAG GTGATCGTGCAGCGCTGCCTAGCGGCCCGCAGTCTGACCCATGTGAAGGCGGGCTGCATCATGTGTGGATACCTGAAACTGCTCCCCATGTTCCTTATGGTGTTCCCCGGAATGATCAGCCGCGTACTCTTCCCAG ATGAGGTGGGTTGTGTGGTGCCAGAAGTGTGTCAGCAGGTGTGTGGGACGGAGGTGGGCTGCTCCAACATTGCCTACCCCAAACTGGTGGTCTCTGTCATGCCAAATG gtCTGAGGGGCCTGATGCTGGCGGTCATGCTGGCGGCCCTGATGAGCTCCCTGGCTTCCATCTTCAACAGCAGCAGTACCCTGTTCACCATGGACATCTGGACCCGCCTCAGACCACAGGCCAGAGAGAGCGAGCTCATGGTCGTTGGCAG aGTGTGGGTCCTTGTCATCGTAGCCGTCAGTATCTGTTGGATCCCTGTGGTCCAGGCGGCCCAGAGCGGTCAGCTGTTTGACTACATCCAATCAGTGACCAGCTACCTGGCCCCGCCCATCGCCTCAGTCTTCTTCCTGGCTGTGTTTGTGAAGAGGGTCAATGAGCAG GGGGCGTTTTGGGGCCTGATGGGGGGCCTAGCTATGGGGCTATGCCGTATGGGGCCAGAGTTTTGGTTTGGCTCAGGCAGCTGCCTGTTCCCCTCAGACTGCCCCACTCTGGTGTGTGGGGTCCATTACCTCTACTTCGCTGTGCTCCTCTTCTTCTGCACCTCCATCCTGGTGCTGCTTGTCAGCTACTGTTCACCAGCCATAGAAGACAAACAT CTCCACCGTCTTGTGTTCAGCCTCCGCCACTccaaggaagagagggatgacctTGATTGGAAGCAGGAAGTGAAGGGGAGGATAGCACGCAGGGAGGCAGAGGAGAAAAGCAGAGACAAGTCTGAGGACAGCCCAG TGGATGCTGAAGAACCCAAATCTGGTATCTGTCGTCTCCTTGGCTGGTTCTGTGGCGTCAGCGGCTCTCAGGCCCCAGAGCTCACAGAGGAGGAGGTTACTGAGGCGTCCAAAGAGCTGCCTGACATCAGTGAGGAGCCCTTCTGGAAGCATGTTGTTGATGCTAATGCCCTGGTTATGATGGCCGTGGCAGTCTTCCTGTGGGGTTACTATGCATGA
- the LOC121563880 gene encoding kelch-like protein 12, giving the protein MSAVRGGTITWRPQPWQDGDGGGGEPLSDSDSEEEDFPDDSTTPLGDYVTHGLKQLLDAQQLCDVTLLVEGKRFMCHRVLLAAVSPYFRAMFTSPLVESRLTEIRLEEVTPSVMETVIQFVYTGEAGLCLDTAEDLFVAANRLQVMPLQDLCSRFLFEHLSVDNCLGMYSLARSHHDQLLLRASLRLVAQHFPRVARQKDFLLLDPGTLGSLLGSDRLGVDSEAEVYDAARRWAEHQPVDRYSHMPALLHHLRPGLLSLEESRRLSQELGPAAAGEGGPLRPREGMFEKKIVCVDLKPREDESLNERDFTVDCFDPRTGKWEKLAALGSLLCPGCTAIGGRLFVAGGILRGGTVSTEVHEYDSVLDRWLERSPMVSPRAMLGLLGCGESLYALGGCNRGAMLDSCEILDLASLQWGPGPRLPLPLRSFACATLRGRIYLLGGTTLEQNRAVVHAGVLIYHTLTDSWTRVGLDSGATCLAGGVAVRGGVCAIGGYMRDATKFIDGNYTHLEPLEATGRVLFFREGRGSGVEREVTGAVVAERGGGGGGGSDRAPSPVVFPGLPRRIAAGGVARWKRRIYVLGGENGSRFYDSVYCWKPGWRSWVQRREKLPGDTGGVSQFGCTTLKFPKKHILSRLRLAREDRKPDDD; this is encoded by the exons ATGAGTGCAGTCCGTGGAGGAACGATCACCTGGCGGCCACAGCCCTGGCAGGACGGCGACGGTGGGGGCGGGGAGCCCCTCTCGGACAGCGACTCCGAAGAAGAGGACTTTCCCGATGACAGCACCACTCCTTTAGGAGACTATGTCACACATG GGTTGAAGCAGCTACTGGACGCTCAGCAGCTGTGTGACGTCACACTGTTAGTGGAGGGGAAGAGGTTTATGTGTCACAG AGTCCTCTTGGCAGCAGTCAGCCCGTATTTCCGTGCCATGTTCACTAGCCCGTTGGTGGAGTCCCGCCTCACTGAGATCCGATTGGAGGAGGTGACGCCGTCAGTCATGGAGACTGTCATCCAGTTCGTCTACACTGGGGAGGCGGGGCTCTGCCTGGACACGGCCGAGGACTTGTTTGTGGCGGCCAATCGGCTTCAAGTGATGCCCCTGCAGGACCTGTGCTCCAG GTTCCTGTTTGAACACCTGTCTGTGGACAATTGCCTGGGCATGTACTCTCTGGCCCGCTCCCACCACGACCAGCTGCTCCTGAGGGCTTCTCTGAGACTGGTGGCCCAGCACTTCCCCCGCGTGGCCCGCCAGAAGGACTTCCTGCTGCTGGACCCTGGCACCCTGGGCAGCCTGCTGGGCTCCGACCGCCTGGGCGTAGACTCTGAAGCAGAGGTGTATGACGCGGCGCGCCGCTGGGCCGAGCACCAGCCCGTGGACCGCTATAGCCACATGCCGGCCCTGCTCCACCACCTCCGCCCCGGCCTGCTGTCCCTGGAGGAGAGCCGGCGGCTGAGCCAGGAGCTGGGCCCTGCTGCAGCTGGAGAGGGCGGCCCGCTGAGGCCCCGGGAAGGCATGTTCGAGAAGAAGATAGTGTGTGTGGACCTGAAGCCGCGGGAGGACGAGTCGCTGAACGAGAGGGACTTCACTGTGGACTGCTTCGACCCGCGCACAGGGAAATGGGAGAAGCTGGCTGCCCTGGGCTCTCTGCTGTGCCCAGGTTGCACGGCCATCGGGGGTCGGCTGTTCGTAGCGGGGGGCATCCTGCGGGGCGGCACGGTGTCCACGGAGGTCCATGAGTATGACTCTGTGTTGGATCGCTGGCTGGAGCGGTCGCCCATGGTGTCACCCCGGGCCATGCTGGGTCTGCTGGGCTGTGGGGAGTCACTCTACGCCCTGGGGGGCTGCAACAGAGGAGCCATGCTGGACTCCTGTGAGATCCTGGACCTGGCCTCTCTCCAGTGGGGCCCGGGGCCCCGTTTGCCCCTGCCGCTGCGCTCCTTTGCCTGTGCCACCCTGCGTGGCCGCATCTACCTTCTGGGCGGCACCACACTGGAGCAGAACCGGGCGGTGGTGCACGCTGGCGTGCTCATCTACCACACCTTGACTGACTCGTGGACCCGCGTGGGACTGGACTCTGGCGCCACCTGCCTGGCCGGAGGGGTGGCGGTGCGGGGAGGAGTCTGTGCCATCGGAGGCTACATGAGGGATGCCACAAAGTTTATAGATGGGAACTACACCCATCTGGAACCTCTGGAAGCCACGGGGCGAGTGCTTTTCTTCAGGGAGGGCCGGGGCTCAGGGGTGGAGCGGGAGGTGACTGGGGCAGTGGTGGCTGAGAGGGGCGGGGGTGGGGGCGGGGGGAGCGACCGAGCCCCCAGTCCGGTGGTTTTCCCGGGGCTGCCCAGGCGGATCGCTGCCGGGGGCGTGGCCAGGTGGAAACGCAGGATATATGTGCTGGGCGGGGAGAACGGCTCCCGTTTCTATGACAGTGTGTACTGTTGGAAGCCTGGCTGGCGCAGCTGGGTCCAGAGACGGGAGAAACTACCCGGAGACACAGGGGGAGTCAGCCAGTTCGGCTGTACCACCCTTAAGTTCCCCAAGAAACACATCCTGTCCCGGCTGAGACTGGCTCGGGAGGATCGCAAGCCTGATGACGACTAA
- the LOC121567110 gene encoding serine--tRNA ligase, mitochondrial-like isoform X1 — protein sequence MRLVCEETDKVIANVETRKGDLRGADFREIIPEFKEATKEGREIHHRLSQLYPRESELEEEHYGRALRLPNTTHPNVPIGDESQARVVELVGQKPVFDFKPRVHLEIGEELGLIRHFTFFFFFFTF from the exons ATGCGACTTGTGTGCGAGGAGACTGACAAAGTCATTGCCAATGTGGAGACTCGGAAAGGGGATCTACGGGGAGCAGATTTCAGGGAGATT ATTCCTGAGTTCAAGGAGGCTACAAAGGAGGGTCGGGAGATCCACCACCGGCTGAGCCAGCTTTACCCCCGAGAGAGTGAGCTGGAGGAGGAGCACTATGGCCGAGCCCTGAGGCTGCCCAACACCACACACCCCAAtgtg CCAATTGGAGATGAGAGCCAGGCGAGAGTGGTGGAGCTGGTTGGACAGAAGCCAG TGTTTGACTTCAAACCCAGGGTACACCTAGAGATCGGGGAGGAGCTTGGTCTTATCAgacattttactttttttttttttttttttacattttag
- the LOC121567110 gene encoding serine--tRNA ligase, mitochondrial-like isoform X2 — translation MRLVCEETDKVIANVETRKGDLRGADFREIIPEFKEATKEGREIHHRLSQLYPRESELEEEHYGRALRLPNTTHPNVPIGDESQARVVELVGQKPGEEVEQHNYMLSS, via the exons ATGCGACTTGTGTGCGAGGAGACTGACAAAGTCATTGCCAATGTGGAGACTCGGAAAGGGGATCTACGGGGAGCAGATTTCAGGGAGATT ATTCCTGAGTTCAAGGAGGCTACAAAGGAGGGTCGGGAGATCCACCACCGGCTGAGCCAGCTTTACCCCCGAGAGAGTGAGCTGGAGGAGGAGCACTATGGCCGAGCCCTGAGGCTGCCCAACACCACACACCCCAAtgtg CCAATTGGAGATGAGAGCCAGGCGAGAGTGGTGGAGCTGGTTGGACAGAAGCCAGGTGAGGAGGTGGAACAACACAATTACATGCTGTCCTCATGA
- the LOC121567111 gene encoding serine--tRNA ligase, mitochondrial-like, with amino-acid sequence ESNPQPWRCKRHALSTELHPCRPFPLEEFLSLQKEIFTSLELHYRVLDMPTQELGRPAHRKYDIEAWMPGRDSYGEISSGSNCTDYQSRCLNILYEGEDGSLHYAHMVNATAWAIPRTIIAILETHQTKKGTVCVPRALQPYLGLEVIEKPKYTPLKYIGPNQPNRMPHPVPKPR; translated from the exons gaatcgaacccacaaccctggcgttgcaaacgccatgctctatcaactgagctacatccctgccggccattcccgcTGGAGGAGTTCCTGTCCCTGCAGAAGGAGATCTTCACTTCCCTGGAGCTCCACTATAG AGTACTGGACATGCCGACCCAGGAGCTAGGTCGCCCAGCACACAGGAAGTACGACATTGAGGCCTGGATGCCAGGGAGGGACAGCTATGGCGAG ATCTCCAGTGGATCTAACTGTACAGACTACCAAAGTAGATGCCTCAATATCCTATATGAGGGGGAGGATGGTAGCCTACACTACGCTCATATG GTGAATGCCACAGCGTGGGCTATTCCCCGTACTATCATTGCCATACTGgagactcatcagaccaag AAAGGGACAGTATGTGTGCCTCGTGCCTTGCAGCCCTACCTGGGGCTGGAGGTGATTGAAAAGCCAAAATACACTCCTTTGAAATACATCGGACCAAACCAGCCCAATCGTATGCCCCACCCTGTCCCAAAGCCCAGATGA